One window of Jannaschia sp. CCS1 genomic DNA carries:
- a CDS encoding pyridoxal phosphate-dependent aminotransferase has protein sequence MRQSTRSHVDPFIVMDVMEQARAAEDAGRHIIHMEVGQPGTGAPKAARDRLADAMAAGPLGYTVALGRPDLRDGIAALYGEWYGVDLDPARVVLTAGASGAFILAFTALFDAGARVALGEPCYPSYRQILTALSLTPVGLQTHAETRFQPTPDHLDASLDGLIVASPANPTGTMLFRPELDALATTCTSHGISLISDEIYHGLQYVGRAVSALEVTDDVYVINSFSKYFSMTGWRLGWMVVPPDHVRTIERLAQNMFICPSHAAQVAALGALSPEGRAELDQHRAVYARNREILQTGLCAAGLTNTAPADGAFYVYVDISHLTDDARAFAARILDEAGVAVTPGLDFDKTRGAGTLRLSYARATDDIEEGVARLMTFLNAL, from the coding sequence ATGCGCCAATCGACCCGATCCCACGTGGACCCGTTCATCGTCATGGATGTGATGGAGCAGGCGCGCGCGGCGGAAGACGCCGGGCGTCACATCATCCATATGGAAGTGGGCCAGCCGGGCACAGGCGCGCCCAAAGCCGCACGGGACCGCTTGGCCGATGCGATGGCGGCGGGGCCCCTGGGCTACACCGTTGCCCTGGGCCGCCCGGATCTGCGCGACGGCATCGCGGCGCTTTATGGTGAATGGTACGGCGTGGATCTGGACCCGGCCCGGGTTGTGCTGACAGCGGGCGCGTCGGGCGCCTTCATCCTGGCCTTCACGGCGCTCTTTGATGCAGGCGCGCGCGTGGCATTGGGGGAGCCGTGCTATCCCTCCTATCGCCAGATCCTCACGGCCCTGTCCCTGACCCCCGTTGGCCTGCAAACCCATGCCGAGACGCGGTTCCAGCCAACGCCGGATCATCTGGATGCCAGCCTCGACGGATTGATCGTTGCGAGCCCTGCCAACCCAACGGGGACGATGTTGTTCCGCCCGGAGCTGGACGCCTTGGCAACCACATGCACGTCGCACGGTATTTCATTGATTTCAGACGAGATCTACCATGGCCTTCAATATGTGGGTCGGGCCGTCAGCGCGCTGGAAGTGACCGATGATGTTTATGTGATCAACTCCTTCTCCAAGTACTTCTCCATGACCGGATGGCGGCTGGGGTGGATGGTCGTCCCGCCTGATCACGTCCGCACCATCGAACGTCTGGCCCAGAACATGTTCATCTGCCCGTCTCACGCGGCCCAGGTTGCGGCGCTAGGGGCGCTGTCACCTGAGGGCCGCGCCGAGTTGGACCAGCACCGCGCCGTCTACGCGCGCAATCGCGAGATTCTGCAAACGGGCCTGTGCGCGGCGGGGCTGACCAACACCGCGCCCGCTGACGGGGCGTTTTATGTCTATGTCGATATCAGCCACCTGACCGACGATGCCCGGGCGTTTGCGGCGCGCATCCTTGATGAGGCGGGCGTCGCTGTGACCCCGGGCCTCGATTTCGACAAGACGCGTGGGGCAGGGACCCTGCGCCTCAGCTACGCCCGCGCAACCGACGATATTGAGGAGGGCGTCGCGCGCCTGATGACGTTCCTCAACGCCCTCTAG
- a CDS encoding DsbA family protein, which yields MKRLMTSVAALALLATPLAATEIGDMTAAERQAFRAEVRQYLLENPEVLMEAIAVLEERQAAEEAAAQELAVVENAPALFNSAFDHVGGNPEGDVVIVEFVDYRCSFCRRAHPEVTELVEADGNIRIITKEFPILGEQSTLASRFAIATNLSLGGEAYEQVSDGLMALRSDVTELALARLAGDLGLDSEVIFEAMDDPRVQATIDANRNLGQRMGITGTPSFVFGDQLVQGYVPLPNMMDIVSIIRDTAG from the coding sequence ATGAAACGATTGATGACAAGTGTGGCGGCATTGGCCCTGTTGGCGACGCCGCTGGCCGCGACCGAGATTGGCGATATGACCGCCGCTGAACGGCAGGCCTTCCGGGCCGAAGTGCGCCAGTATCTGCTGGAGAACCCCGAGGTTCTGATGGAGGCGATTGCCGTTCTGGAGGAACGCCAGGCCGCCGAAGAAGCCGCCGCGCAGGAACTGGCCGTGGTGGAGAACGCGCCCGCGCTGTTCAATTCGGCCTTCGACCATGTGGGCGGCAACCCCGAGGGCGATGTCGTGATCGTCGAGTTTGTCGACTATCGATGCAGCTTCTGCCGCCGCGCGCACCCGGAGGTGACGGAACTGGTGGAGGCCGATGGCAACATCCGCATCATCACCAAGGAATTCCCGATCCTGGGCGAGCAATCCACGCTGGCCTCGCGCTTCGCGATTGCCACGAACCTGTCGCTGGGAGGCGAGGCTTATGAACAGGTAAGCGACGGTCTGATGGCGCTCCGCTCGGACGTGACCGAGTTGGCGCTGGCGCGTCTGGCGGGTGATCTGGGGCTCGACAGCGAGGTGATCTTTGAGGCGATGGACGACCCGAGGGTGCAGGCAACGATTGATGCCAACCGCAATCTCGGCCAGCGGATGGGGATCACCGGCACGCCGTCATTCGTGTTCGGTGACCAATTGGTGCAGGGCTATGTGCCGCTGCCCAACATGATGGATATCGTGTCGATCATCCGGGACACCGCCGGCTGA
- a CDS encoding Rne/Rng family ribonuclease yields MAKTMLIDATHAEETRVVVADGTKVDEFDFESLNKRQLAGNIYLAKVTRVEPSLQAAFVDYGGNRHGFLAFSEIHPDYYQIPVADREALLAEERAYAEQQAREEEEESSKPKRRRKRRRGGDTKAEETGNDAVAKGTPNGMDVVDLEAGEDAAASDDADVEGLSPMELVKETPVEEPEGDADTTDDADADTDADTDTDADTDDSGDDNSEVVADDDDVEEIRPVRKPRPKKYKIQEVVKVRQIMLVQVVKEERGNKGAALTTYLSLAGRYCVLMPNTARGGGISRKITNAADRKKLKDIATALDVPQGAGLIVRTAGSQRTKVEIKRDYEYLQRQWEQIRELTLKSIAPAPIYQEGDLIHRTIRDLYNRDIGEVIVEGEAGYRHAKDFMKMIMPSHAKKVKRHGGGVPLFAKYKVESYLSDMFNPTVQLKSGGYIVINITEALVAIDVNSGRSTKEGSIEDTATKTNLEAAEEVARQVRLRDLAGLIVIDFIDMDERRNNNAVEKRIKDKLKTDRARIQVGRISTFGLMEMSRQRLRPGMLEATTQACHHCHGTGLVRSDDSLALSILRQLEEEGTRGRAREVLLTAPVGIVNFLINFKRDYLDAIEARSGMAIRIEADASLVVPDYKIEKFKTATRKITAVAPVVSMDAGLMDDIDEDAGDDVVEDADQVDEAAEASEDEQPRKKRRRRRGGRGRRRTSDENGETGDSAEDGSAAAAVPEEAAGADPSTDTPPEASPEGEEEQPKKRRRSRRGGRGRKSSEAQAETTDEGNGDAMEAQDAPAAEPAEPASVSTPEPEVAADAEPEITPEPTPDPEPEPQPERELVAADASVASEEPAQAAEPTPEPEAAPEPTPEPVAAEATPEPVAAQAAAEPDAPAKPKRRGWWSRG; encoded by the coding sequence ATGGCAAAAACAATGCTCATCGATGCCACCCACGCGGAAGAAACCCGCGTTGTGGTGGCAGATGGAACCAAGGTCGATGAATTTGACTTTGAATCGCTAAATAAGCGGCAACTCGCAGGAAACATATATCTGGCCAAGGTGACGCGGGTTGAGCCCTCGTTGCAGGCGGCCTTTGTGGATTACGGTGGCAATCGCCACGGGTTCCTCGCGTTCTCGGAAATTCACCCCGATTATTATCAGATCCCCGTGGCCGACCGTGAAGCGCTTCTGGCCGAAGAACGCGCCTATGCGGAACAGCAGGCCCGGGAGGAGGAGGAGGAATCCTCCAAACCCAAGCGCCGTCGCAAGCGGCGTCGTGGTGGTGACACCAAGGCCGAGGAGACTGGCAATGACGCCGTGGCCAAAGGCACACCCAACGGCATGGATGTGGTCGATCTGGAAGCGGGGGAAGACGCGGCCGCATCCGATGACGCGGATGTCGAAGGCCTGTCGCCGATGGAGCTGGTGAAAGAAACGCCGGTGGAAGAGCCCGAGGGCGACGCCGACACGACGGATGACGCGGACGCCGATACGGATGCTGACACTGATACAGATGCGGATACGGACGACAGCGGCGACGACAATTCCGAGGTTGTGGCCGATGACGACGACGTGGAGGAAATCCGCCCCGTCCGCAAACCACGCCCGAAGAAGTACAAGATCCAGGAGGTCGTTAAAGTCCGCCAGATCATGCTGGTGCAGGTCGTCAAGGAAGAGCGGGGCAACAAGGGGGCCGCGCTGACGACATATCTGTCCCTGGCCGGGCGCTATTGCGTGTTGATGCCCAACACCGCGCGGGGCGGCGGGATTTCCCGCAAGATCACCAACGCCGCCGACCGCAAGAAGCTGAAAGACATCGCCACGGCGCTGGATGTGCCCCAGGGCGCGGGCCTGATCGTGCGCACGGCAGGCAGCCAGCGCACCAAAGTCGAGATCAAGCGCGATTATGAATATCTGCAACGCCAATGGGAACAGATCCGCGAGCTGACGCTGAAATCCATCGCGCCCGCACCGATCTATCAGGAAGGCGACCTGATCCACCGCACCATCCGCGACCTTTATAACCGCGATATCGGCGAGGTTATCGTGGAGGGCGAGGCCGGGTACCGCCACGCCAAGGACTTCATGAAGATGATCATGCCGTCCCACGCCAAGAAGGTGAAACGGCACGGCGGCGGGGTTCCGCTTTTCGCGAAATACAAGGTGGAATCGTATCTGTCGGATATGTTCAACCCGACCGTGCAGCTGAAATCCGGCGGCTATATCGTCATCAACATCACCGAGGCGCTGGTGGCTATCGACGTGAACTCGGGCCGGTCCACCAAGGAAGGCAGCATCGAGGATACGGCGACGAAAACCAACCTGGAGGCCGCGGAGGAAGTGGCGCGTCAAGTGCGGTTGCGTGACCTTGCCGGTCTGATCGTCATCGACTTCATCGACATGGATGAACGCCGCAACAACAACGCCGTCGAGAAGCGCATCAAGGACAAGCTGAAGACCGACCGGGCGCGCATTCAGGTGGGCCGGATTTCGACCTTCGGCCTGATGGAAATGTCCCGCCAGCGCCTGCGCCCGGGTATGTTGGAGGCCACGACGCAGGCCTGCCACCATTGCCACGGCACGGGCCTCGTGCGCTCGGATGACAGTCTTGCGCTGTCGATCCTGCGCCAGTTGGAAGAGGAAGGGACACGGGGCCGCGCCCGCGAGGTTCTGCTGACTGCGCCCGTGGGCATCGTCAATTTCCTGATCAACTTCAAACGCGACTATCTGGACGCGATTGAGGCGCGCTCGGGCATGGCGATCCGGATCGAGGCCGACGCGAGCCTTGTCGTGCCGGACTACAAGATCGAGAAGTTCAAGACCGCCACCCGCAAGATCACCGCCGTGGCCCCCGTCGTTTCCATGGACGCGGGCCTGATGGATGACATCGACGAAGATGCCGGTGATGACGTCGTCGAAGACGCGGATCAGGTCGATGAGGCGGCTGAAGCGTCTGAAGACGAGCAGCCGAGGAAAAAGCGCCGCCGCCGTCGTGGTGGCCGGGGCCGCCGTCGGACCTCCGATGAGAATGGAGAGACCGGTGACAGCGCCGAGGACGGATCAGCCGCTGCGGCTGTGCCGGAGGAGGCGGCTGGAGCCGACCCGTCAACCGATACACCGCCCGAGGCCAGCCCGGAGGGCGAAGAGGAGCAGCCCAAAAAGCGCCGCCGCTCGCGCCGGGGTGGCCGGGGCCGCAAGTCGTCTGAGGCGCAAGCCGAGACGACGGATGAGGGCAATGGTGACGCCATGGAGGCTCAGGATGCGCCAGCGGCAGAGCCAGCAGAGCCTGCGTCGGTGAGCACGCCGGAGCCCGAGGTCGCGGCTGACGCTGAGCCTGAGATCACGCCGGAGCCGACCCCGGACCCTGAGCCCGAGCCTCAGCCCGAACGGGAGTTGGTTGCCGCCGATGCGTCGGTCGCCTCAGAGGAACCTGCCCAGGCGGCCGAGCCAACGCCGGAGCCCGAGGCCGCCCCCGAACCAACCCCTGAGCCTGTCGCGGCAGAGGCCACGCCCGAACCTGTCGCGGCCCAGGCGGCAGCGGAACCTGACGCCCCGGCCAAACCGAAACGGCGCGGATGGTGGTCGCGGGGCTGA
- a CDS encoding sigma-54-dependent transcriptional regulator — translation MKIAIVDDEQDMRQSISQWLALSGFDTETYSSAEEALKAIGSDFPGVVVTDVKMPGMDGMAFLKRLMGVDSGIPVILITGHGDVPMAVEAMRIGAYDFLEKPFNPDRMTDLAKRAGQQRRLTLDNRALRRELSDGTVLMRKLIGSSPVMERLREDILDLGQADGHVLITGETGTGKTLVAHALHAVGPRAGKHFVVLSCAAHEEEELASQLFGPVGEDQDKPLVEQARGGTLVLEDVEALSQALQARLLTFINDQGTPAETRIVAICNAPEPDQCEGALRPDLFYRLAAMRIDLPPLRQRGEDILTLFTRFGEQFSEEYGTEAPQVTAQEAAQLLQAPWPGNVRQLINISERAILQQRRGSGSIASLLMSDNTQIAPQAMGEGKPLKEYVEAFERMLIDNTMRRHRGSIASVMDELCLPRRTLNEKMAKYGLSRSDYL, via the coding sequence ATGAAAATCGCGATTGTAGATGATGAGCAGGACATGCGGCAGTCGATCAGCCAGTGGCTGGCGCTGTCGGGCTTTGACACCGAAACCTATTCCAGCGCGGAAGAGGCATTGAAGGCCATCGGCTCGGATTTTCCGGGCGTTGTGGTCACGGACGTGAAAATGCCCGGCATGGACGGCATGGCCTTCCTGAAGCGGCTGATGGGTGTGGATAGCGGCATCCCGGTCATCCTGATCACGGGCCACGGCGATGTGCCGATGGCGGTGGAGGCGATGCGGATCGGGGCCTATGATTTCTTGGAAAAGCCGTTCAACCCGGATCGGATGACGGATCTGGCCAAGCGGGCGGGGCAGCAGCGCCGCTTGACGCTGGACAACCGTGCCCTGCGGCGGGAACTCAGCGACGGCACCGTTTTGATGCGCAAGCTGATCGGGTCGAGCCCGGTGATGGAACGGTTGCGCGAAGATATTCTGGATCTTGGCCAGGCCGACGGTCATGTGCTGATCACCGGCGAGACGGGCACCGGCAAAACGCTTGTCGCCCATGCGCTGCATGCCGTGGGTCCGCGCGCGGGTAAGCATTTCGTCGTGCTGTCCTGTGCGGCCCATGAGGAGGAGGAGCTGGCCTCACAACTCTTCGGTCCCGTCGGCGAAGATCAGGACAAGCCGCTGGTGGAGCAGGCGCGCGGCGGCACGCTGGTGCTGGAGGATGTGGAGGCGCTGTCGCAAGCCCTGCAAGCGCGCCTTCTGACGTTCATCAACGATCAGGGCACGCCGGCCGAGACGCGCATCGTGGCCATTTGCAACGCGCCCGAGCCCGATCAATGCGAAGGCGCGCTCCGGCCCGATCTGTTCTACCGCCTTGCCGCCATGCGGATCGATCTGCCGCCCCTGCGCCAGCGGGGCGAGGATATCCTGACGCTGTTCACCCGCTTCGGGGAGCAATTCAGCGAGGAATACGGGACGGAAGCCCCCCAAGTCACCGCGCAGGAAGCGGCACAGCTTCTGCAAGCGCCCTGGCCCGGCAATGTGCGCCAACTGATCAACATCTCCGAGCGCGCGATCCTGCAACAAAGGCGTGGGTCGGGGTCCATCGCGTCGCTGCTGATGAGCGACAACACCCAGATCGCACCGCAGGCGATGGGGGAGGGCAAGCCCCTGAAGGAATATGTGGAGGCGTTCGAGAGGATGCTGATCGATAACACCATGCGGCGTCATCGCGGCTCCATCGCGAGTGTCATGGATGAGTTGTGCCTGCCGCGCCGGACGTTGAATGAGAAGATGGCAAAGTATGGGTTGAGCCGGTCCGATTATCTGTGA
- a CDS encoding sensor histidine kinase: MSFADRPASPPRRGIRRPWVLRALIVLFLGGAIAIIWISNIWLTERFTETTRNRAEVRLALYSGSVMSEIRRHQVVPLLLSRDPSLIRSLEANDYTQTTQYLISYVEDIGAASILLLDREGRVVAATDRARISERRDTDPFFVEATRSPNTVFTSNEPETGRFDFTFSRRIENGDGLLGVILVEIDLARLVDRWRGASEAVFLANSQGDIILSTEARWRGRTEIEAMALRDPPSAIQRALEGAGNWAFGDPDPNFFGAATIRLEARIPFRGWRIVSYTAYTSVRERVNGVLALEIMGFALALAAAFYLLSRQARSQTAVLARESAELRRLNGRLQREIAERQRVERTLEEAELSLQQSQKLAALGEMSAAVSHELNQPLAAMKTYLAGARLLLQRKRTEEAASSFQRIDDLIERMGAITRQLKSYARKGGDALEPVDMRDALKGALTMMEPQLRSDTVHITQSLPRKPALVMADRLRLEQVIINLLRNALDAMGGADEKELDLIIVEGDEVVLTVRDSGPGIDDLDALFEPFYTTKKPGEGVGLGLAISSGIVKDLGGRLSARNGEQEGAVFEIRLPALDEAQSEAAE; the protein is encoded by the coding sequence ATGAGCTTTGCTGATCGTCCCGCATCCCCGCCCCGGCGGGGCATTCGCCGCCCCTGGGTGCTGCGCGCGCTGATCGTGCTGTTTCTGGGCGGTGCGATCGCGATCATCTGGATCTCCAACATCTGGCTGACAGAGCGGTTCACCGAGACGACGCGCAACCGTGCGGAGGTGCGGCTGGCGCTCTATTCCGGCTCGGTCATGTCCGAGATCCGGCGCCATCAGGTTGTGCCCCTGCTCCTGAGCCGCGACCCCTCCCTGATCCGGTCGCTGGAGGCCAATGACTACACACAGACCACGCAATATCTGATCTCCTACGTGGAGGATATCGGCGCGGCGTCGATCCTGCTTCTGGACCGTGAGGGGCGGGTTGTGGCGGCGACAGACCGTGCGCGCATTTCCGAGCGGCGCGACACGGACCCTTTCTTTGTTGAGGCCACACGGTCGCCGAACACCGTGTTCACCTCCAACGAGCCCGAAACGGGGCGCTTTGATTTCACCTTCTCGCGCCGGATCGAGAACGGTGATGGCCTGCTGGGTGTCATCCTGGTGGAAATTGACCTGGCCCGCCTGGTCGACCGCTGGCGCGGCGCGTCGGAGGCGGTGTTTCTGGCCAATTCCCAGGGCGATATCATCCTGTCGACAGAGGCGCGCTGGCGGGGCCGCACGGAGATTGAGGCGATGGCCCTGCGCGACCCGCCCTCGGCCATTCAGCGCGCGTTGGAAGGGGCGGGGAACTGGGCGTTCGGCGACCCTGACCCCAACTTCTTCGGCGCGGCCACGATCCGGCTGGAGGCGCGTATCCCGTTTCGCGGGTGGCGCATCGTCAGCTACACGGCCTACACGTCGGTGCGGGAGCGGGTGAACGGGGTCCTGGCGCTGGAGATTATGGGATTCGCCCTGGCGCTGGCCGCCGCATTTTACCTGCTGAGCCGTCAGGCCCGGTCACAGACGGCGGTGCTGGCGCGCGAGTCGGCGGAGTTGCGCCGCCTCAACGGGCGCCTACAGCGAGAAATTGCCGAACGTCAAAGGGTTGAACGGACCCTGGAGGAGGCGGAACTGAGCCTTCAGCAGAGCCAAAAACTGGCCGCATTGGGGGAGATGTCGGCCGCCGTCTCGCACGAGTTGAACCAGCCGCTGGCGGCGATGAAAACCTACCTCGCCGGGGCGCGGCTTTTGTTGCAGCGAAAACGCACCGAGGAGGCCGCCTCCAGCTTCCAGCGGATCGATGACCTGATCGAGCGGATGGGCGCCATCACGCGGCAGCTGAAATCCTATGCCCGCAAGGGCGGAGATGCCCTTGAGCCGGTCGATATGCGGGATGCTCTGAAGGGCGCTTTGACGATGATGGAGCCGCAATTGCGCAGCGACACGGTCCACATCACGCAAAGCCTGCCGCGCAAGCCGGCCCTGGTCATGGCCGACCGTCTGCGGCTGGAGCAGGTGATCATCAATTTGCTGCGCAATGCGCTGGACGCGATGGGCGGGGCCGATGAGAAGGAATTGGACCTGATTATCGTGGAAGGTGACGAAGTTGTGTTGACCGTGCGCGACAGCGGACCGGGGATTGACGATCTGGATGCTTTGTTCGAGCCATTCTACACGACAAAGAAACCCGGAGAGGGGGTTGGTCTTGGGCTGGCCATCTCCTCGGGGATCGTGAAAGACCTTGGCGGGCGTCTGTCGGCGCGCAACGGGGAACAGGAAGGCGCGGTGTTTGAGATCCGTCTGCCTGCGCTGGATGAGGCGCAGAGTGAAGCGGCGGAATAA
- the purQ gene encoding phosphoribosylformylglycinamidine synthase subunit PurQ: protein MKAAVLVFPGSNCDRDLAVGFRSAGFEVEMVWHKETALPAGIDVVGIPGGFSYGDYLRCGAIAAQSPIMRAVADFAGQGGHVLGVCNGFQVLCETRLLPGVLMRNGGIKFVCRAEPLVVASATSPFTDGYSIGDRIAVPVAHHDGNYQIDDEGLSALRSEDRIAFTYADNPNGSRADIAGVLSANRRVLGMMPHPERAVDVAHGGTDGSVLFASLAAALVAA from the coding sequence GTGAAAGCAGCCGTTCTCGTCTTCCCCGGCTCCAATTGTGACCGCGATCTGGCCGTGGGCTTCCGCAGCGCCGGGTTTGAGGTGGAGATGGTCTGGCACAAGGAGACAGCGCTGCCTGCCGGCATTGACGTTGTGGGCATTCCGGGCGGGTTCTCCTACGGAGATTACCTGCGCTGCGGGGCCATTGCCGCGCAATCGCCGATCATGCGCGCCGTGGCGGACTTTGCGGGGCAGGGCGGGCATGTTCTGGGCGTCTGCAACGGGTTCCAGGTGTTGTGCGAAACGCGGCTCCTGCCGGGGGTGTTGATGCGCAACGGCGGCATCAAGTTCGTGTGCCGGGCAGAGCCCCTTGTCGTGGCCAGTGCCACCAGCCCCTTCACTGATGGCTATTCCATCGGCGACCGGATCGCGGTGCCAGTGGCGCACCATGATGGGAACTACCAGATTGATGATGAGGGCCTGTCTGCCCTGCGGTCCGAAGATCGCATCGCCTTCACCTATGCCGACAATCCCAATGGCTCACGCGCCGATATCGCAGGCGTGCTCAGCGCCAACCGGCGGGTTTTGGGCATGATGCCTCACCCTGAACGCGCTGTGGATGTGGCCCATGGCGGCACCGACGGCAGCGTGCTGTTTGCGTCGCTTGCGGCGGCGCTGGTGGCGGCCTGA
- the purS gene encoding phosphoribosylformylglycinamidine synthase subunit PurS, translated as MKAVVTVMLKQGVLDPQGSAVQSALGSLGFDGVNGVRQGKVIELDLAEGTTEAQVREMCEKLLANTVIESYRVEMAKTGEDA; from the coding sequence ATGAAAGCCGTTGTGACAGTGATGTTGAAGCAGGGCGTGCTGGATCCACAGGGATCGGCGGTGCAATCGGCGTTGGGCTCGCTGGGATTTGACGGCGTGAATGGTGTGCGGCAGGGCAAGGTGATCGAGCTGGATCTGGCGGAGGGCACGACCGAGGCCCAGGTGCGTGAGATGTGCGAAAAGCTGCTCGCGAATACGGTGATCGAGAGCTACCGGGTTGAGATGGCCAAGACAGGAGAAGACGCGTGA
- the purC gene encoding phosphoribosylaminoimidazolesuccinocarboxamide synthase produces MARRKLVYEGKAKTLYEGPEPGTLVQYFKDDATAGNGEKRDVIDGKGVLNNRLSEFFMKGLGNIGVPTHFIKRLNMREQLIRAVEIIPLEVVVRNTAAGSICSRLGIEEGTPMPRPIVEFYFKNDDLNDPIVSEEHIIAFGWAAQQDLDDMVSLALRVNDFLSGLMLGVGIKLVDFKIEIGRIWDGDFMRLIVADEISPDSCRLWDIETGRKLDKDVFRRDLGDLADAYTEVAKRLGIMPQGPVGAIKPTLIN; encoded by the coding sequence ATGGCACGCCGGAAGCTCGTCTATGAAGGCAAAGCAAAAACCCTGTATGAGGGGCCGGAGCCAGGCACGCTGGTGCAGTATTTCAAAGACGATGCCACCGCGGGCAATGGTGAGAAGCGCGACGTGATCGACGGCAAGGGCGTGTTGAACAACCGCCTGTCGGAGTTCTTCATGAAGGGCCTTGGCAATATCGGGGTGCCGACGCATTTTATCAAACGCCTCAACATGCGCGAACAGCTGATCCGCGCCGTAGAGATCATTCCGCTGGAGGTTGTGGTGCGCAACACGGCGGCGGGCTCTATCTGTTCCCGTCTGGGGATCGAGGAGGGCACACCGATGCCGCGCCCGATCGTGGAATTCTACTTCAAGAATGACGACCTGAACGACCCGATTGTCAGTGAAGAGCATATCATTGCCTTCGGGTGGGCCGCGCAGCAGGATTTGGACGATATGGTGAGCCTGGCCTTGCGGGTGAACGATTTCCTCAGCGGGCTGATGCTGGGGGTCGGCATCAAACTGGTGGATTTCAAGATCGAGATCGGGCGGATCTGGGATGGCGATTTCATGCGCCTGATCGTGGCCGATGAGATCAGCCCCGACAGTTGCCGCCTGTGGGATATCGAGACGGGGCGCAAGCTGGACAAAGACGTGTTCCGCCGCGATCTGGGGGACCTGGCCGATGCCTATACGGAAGTGGCCAAACGGCTCGGGATCATGCCCCAGGGCCCGGTTGGCGCGATCAAGCCCACGCTGATTAACTGA
- a CDS encoding DUF1476 domain-containing protein, giving the protein MSTFDDRENAFENKFAHDAEMQFKAEARRNKLMGLWVAEVLGKSGDEANAYAAEVVKADFEEAGHEDVMRKVLGDLDGKRPEAEVRAKYEGLMAVAKAQLMDEL; this is encoded by the coding sequence ATGTCCACCTTCGACGACCGCGAAAACGCCTTTGAAAACAAGTTCGCCCATGACGCCGAGATGCAGTTCAAGGCCGAGGCGCGCCGCAACAAGCTGATGGGCCTGTGGGTAGCCGAGGTTTTAGGCAAATCCGGTGATGAGGCCAATGCCTATGCCGCCGAAGTCGTGAAAGCGGATTTTGAGGAGGCGGGTCATGAGGACGTCATGCGAAAGGTCCTTGGCGATCTGGACGGCAAGCGGCCTGAGGCCGAGGTCCGCGCGAAATATGAGGGATTGATGGCTGTCGCCAAAGCCCAATTGATGGATGAACTGTAG
- the bmt gene encoding betaine--homocysteine S-methyltransferase produces MTNALSRMLSTRDWLLADGATGTTLFNMGLQSGDAPELWNVDHPDRITQLYKGAVDAGSDLFLTNSFGGTAARLKLHDAQTRVFELNKAAAEIGREVADSAGHDVIVAGSVGPTGEIMVPMGALTHALAVEMFHEQAEGLKAGGADVLWAETISAPDEYKAASEAAKLAEMPWCGTMSFDTAGRTMMGLTSAAMSSMVEKLDHAPLAYGANCGVGASDLLRTILGFRASGSERPVIAKGNAGIPKYVDGHIHYDGTPELMARYAVLARDCGATIIGGCCGTTPEHLEKMRAALETVPRGNAPSLEQIAKELGGFSSGVDGTEEGGGGPTRERRGRRRVRN; encoded by the coding sequence ATGACCAATGCCCTCTCCCGTATGCTGTCCACCCGAGATTGGCTTCTGGCGGATGGCGCGACGGGCACAACGTTGTTCAACATGGGGCTGCAATCGGGCGACGCGCCGGAATTGTGGAACGTCGACCATCCCGACCGGATCACCCAACTTTACAAGGGCGCGGTCGATGCGGGCTCGGACCTGTTTCTGACCAATTCCTTCGGCGGCACGGCGGCCCGGTTGAAGCTGCACGACGCGCAGACCCGCGTGTTCGAGCTGAACAAAGCCGCCGCCGAGATTGGCCGCGAGGTGGCCGACAGCGCCGGTCACGATGTGATCGTAGCGGGCTCCGTCGGTCCGACCGGAGAGATCATGGTGCCCATGGGCGCGCTGACCCACGCGCTGGCGGTTGAGATGTTTCACGAACAGGCGGAGGGTCTGAAGGCCGGCGGCGCGGATGTGCTGTGGGCCGAGACGATCTCCGCCCCCGACGAATACAAAGCCGCATCTGAGGCCGCGAAACTGGCCGAGATGCCATGGTGCGGCACGATGAGTTTCGACACCGCAGGCCGCACGATGATGGGCCTGACATCGGCTGCGATGTCGTCAATGGTTGAGAAACTTGACCATGCACCGCTGGCATATGGCGCAAACTGCGGCGTCGGCGCATCGGATCTGTTGCGGACAATCTTGGGGTTCCGCGCCTCGGGGTCAGAGCGGCCCGTGATCGCCAAGGGCAACGCTGGCATCCCGAAATACGTGGACGGCCATATCCATTACGACGGCACGCCCGAATTGATGGCCCGCTACGCCGTCCTGGCCCGCGATTGCGGCGCGACGATCATCGGCGGGTGTTGTGGCACGACGCCAGAGCATCTGGAGAAGATGCGCGCGGCGCTGGAGACGGTGCCCCGCGGCAATGCCCCAAGCCTGGAACAGATCGCCAAGGAACTGGGCGGCTTCTCATCGGGCGTCGACGGCACGGAGGAAGGCGGCGGCGGCCCGACCCGCGAACGTCGCGGCCGCAGACGCGTCCGCAATTGA